The sequence below is a genomic window from Methylocystis sp. IM3.
GGGAATATGTTTCAGCGGCTCGAATACAGCCTGGGCGAACTCCTCCTTGAAGCCCACGCCGCTATCGGCAATTTCGAGTCGGATGGCGCCATTTTCCACCGCCTCGGAGCTGATGCGAATTTTCGCAGACTCGCCCGCTTTTCGATATTTCACCGCGTTGCCGAGAATGTTCCGAATGAGACAAGCGAACTGGGACCGGTCCGCCTGAAACCTCAGCGCGGGGACTTTCACGCAAATTTCTAGTCCCTCGTGCGTGCCCTCGAGTTCAAGAAGCAGCCCGTCTATTTCTTCTCGCATGTCGAGAATTTCGAGACGTTGGCCGCCCATGACCGCGCCGGAATAGGTCAATAAATCATCGACGAGCTTTCGCGCGGTTGCAGCGTAGCCGCGGACGGACTCCTGTGCGTAGGCCATGTCCGCCTTGTTGGAGGACGCCAGAGCGTTTTCGAGCAGCTCGGAGAACGCCTCTATCTTGCGTAATGGCTCCTGGAGATCGAGCGAGGTGACATAAATGAAGCGGGCAAGCGGCTCCGAGGTCGTCGCGGCGGCATAGTCGCTTTCGAGCGCCTGCTTGAGATTTTCCACCGTCCGCCTTGCGCCTTCGTCGAGCGACTCGCGCAGGATCTGCCGGAACGGGCGCATGAACAGCCGACGCTCCTCCACTTCTATATCGAATTTGACAAGCGTCGACTCGTCCGTCTGCCTGCGGAATTCGTAATGTGCAGTGAAGGGTTCCGTCAGGCCCTTCAGGCAAATTGCGTTCGGCGGCGCAAAAGATTGGATTTCAAAAGTCGACACCGTGCGAATGCCGCGATCGAGCGTCGTCTGCCGAGCCTTCATCCCTGTCTTTGCGGAGCCTTTCGCAAACGGCTCGAACTCGACCACTTGCGGAGACCAACGCGTGTAGTTCGTGAAAAACCCGTGTCCCGCAAAATCGAATACCGCGCAGAGCGGGCGATGAACCACGATCGATGCGGCGCCGCCAATCACTCGCGCCGATCTGGAGGTGAGCATTGCAGGGCCTCCTGGAAAGCAACCAGCCTGAAACGAAAGTTGGTGACAGGCCGCCTCATATTCAACTATGAACCAGTCTCCCGCTTCTGTTCCAGTCCCATCGGCCACTTGATTTCTCTCGAAAACGAACGACGTTTCGCTTCGAGAGCCTGTGGCGGGTTCTACGGAGAGACAAGACTATGAGCGCGGGCGTCGAAGGCGGTCTTCTTGTCCTTGCAGTCGGGCTGTTCCTGCTTCTGCTGATTGCCGAGAAGCGACGGCCATACCGGCCGACGCCAACGTCCAGTCTGAGGCAGTCCCTCACGACGAACGCGTCAGCCTTTTTGTTCAACAATCTCGTGATGAACGCGCTGTCGCTCTCGAGCCTTTTCGTCGTCGCGCAACGCTACGGTTCGCACGGGCTGCTGCACGGCCTCGACGATGGCCCGATGAAACTGGCGCTCAGCTTCGTGTTCTTCGATTTTGTCGTCTATTGCTGGCACTTCCTTGGACATCATTCCGAGCGTCTCTGGCGTCTCCACAAGGTTCATCACAGCGACAAGATCATCCATGTTTCGACTGGCTTGCGCTTTCATGTCCTCGACCAACTCCTGGAGGTCGGCGTGAAATGCATCGCGGTGATGATCGTCGGCGTGGCCGCGCATGTTGTCGTCGTCTGCGAAATTATCCGCATGTTCTTCGTTTTCTTCCACCACGCCAATGTCGCCGTGCCGGGCGAGCGCTGGCTCTCCTATCTGGTCATCACGCCCAGCCTGCACCGCGCGCATCATTCCACGCGCCGGATCGAACACGATAGCAATTACGGCATCGTCCTCGCCTGCTGGGACATTCTTTTCGGCACTCGCAAAGTTCTTGCGCCGCAGGAATTCGGACTTGAAAACGTCGAAGCGCGAAACATCCTCCAGCTTTTCAGCCTGGCTTTCGTTACCGAACATTACTTCGCACGCGTGATGCATCTCCTACCCAGGCCCGACCGGCGCCACGAACTGCGGCCCGCGCCGATCGCCTTGCCTATTCGACGCGAGCGGCGCAGCTAGGAGCTTGGAAACGGGCGCTCGTTCGAATGATCTTCTCGCTCTGACGGGGCGCAGAGCGATGGCAGGAGAGTCTTTTCTCGAAGCAGGACGAGGAACGCGTCTTCTGTCGTCAAGCCGCAGAAGCCAGCCTCTTTGCCCTGCACCCAGTAGATGTCCCACACATTGCGCCACCCATTCGCCTCGAGCGCTTGGATGATCATGTCCTCGTCAAATGTGAAAGTCATGCGCAAGGCCCCGGCGGCGTCCGGCCTCTTTCGCGATATGCTCGCCTTTATGTTGGGCGCGAGTCCCCCTCTGCAAGGCAGAGGCGCGGGCGCAGCCATATCGCGATGGGGGTCTTGCCGCGTGATTTTGCGAATGCTAGAACAAAAATCGAACGCGAGCCGGCCACGGAGATCTGTGGACAAGCGGGCCGGGTGCGCCAGTTGGGACCCTCGTTGCACTAAAGTGCGGCGCGTCACCACGTGGAGAGAGACATGGCGGGTAGCGTCAACAAAGTGATTTTGATCGGCCGCGTCGGGCGCGATCCTGAGACGCGCACATTCCAGAGCGGGGACCGCGTGGTGAGTTTCTCGCTGGCGACAAGTGAGATTTGGAAGGATCGCAACTCGGGCGAGCGCAAAGAGCGCGTCGAGTGGCATTCCATTCAAATCCACAATGAGCGTATCGGGAAAGTCGCCGAGCAATACGTCAAGAAAGGCTCAAACATCTATATCGAGGGCCAGCTTCAAACCCGTGAATATACCGACAAGGACGGCAATCAGCGCAAGGTGACCGAGGTCGTCGTGCCCCGCTTCCGCGGCGAGATGACCCTTCTCGACAGCAAGGGTGGCGGGCGCGGCGAAGGCGATTTCGAGGGCGGCGGCTATGGCCAAAGCGGCGGGGGCTCTTTCGGTCGCTCCTCCCCGATGGAGCGCGCGCCCGCGGAGCGCCGCCCTGCTCCGACGGCCGGTGGCGGCGGCGGGCGCCTGTCCGAGCAGCTGGACGACGACATTCCGTTCTGAGCACGACCCGGCTCGAGCTGGGTGCGAATGCGGGCCGGTATTGCCTCGGGACGCCCGTTGTTATAGCAGAAACAGAGGCGCGGCCGGCCGCGCGATCCAGAGGACTGCGCGCCACAGCGCCGGGAAAGCTCCATGAGCCAGAAGCCGATCAACCTTGTCCATCTCTCCACGTTGATCGCGGTGGCGATCCTCGTTGGAACGGAGCTTGTGGGCGCTTCATGGGCGGCGGGCTGGGCGCTCGGCGGCCTCTTCCAGCTCGACCCTATGGTCAGCCGCGCGATCGAAGTCATCTTCTCGCTTCTGGGCTTTGTGGGCCTTTACTTCTTCATGAAGACCGCCATCCGCAATGAGCCTGTCCGCGGTTGAGGGCTGAAACCCGATCTTGAAGTCTGGAACGCCTGGGGCGCCGCCCCGAGGGCGCCCTATTGCACGGCTATAGTAACAAAAGCATTTTCGCAGGTGATTCGGGAATGATCGACAAGCAAGACCGCCGTTCCTTCCTCAAGACAGCGGCCGCCACGAGCGCGCTCGGCGCCGTTGGGGCCCCACCGGCGAATGCGGCGGGGCCATCCCAAATCACGAATGTGAAGCTCGGCCAAGCCGAGCCCTTCTCCTTCGAGGCGCTGAAGCAGGAGGCGCAGCGGCTC
It includes:
- a CDS encoding ATP-binding protein, translating into MLTSRSARVIGGAASIVVHRPLCAVFDFAGHGFFTNYTRWSPQVVEFEPFAKGSAKTGMKARQTTLDRGIRTVSTFEIQSFAPPNAICLKGLTEPFTAHYEFRRQTDESTLVKFDIEVEERRLFMRPFRQILRESLDEGARRTVENLKQALESDYAAATTSEPLARFIYVTSLDLQEPLRKIEAFSELLENALASSNKADMAYAQESVRGYAATARKLVDDLLTYSGAVMGGQRLEILDMREEIDGLLLELEGTHEGLEICVKVPALRFQADRSQFACLIRNILGNAVKYRKAGESAKIRISSEAVENGAIRLEIADSGVGFKEEFAQAVFEPLKHIPNKTEYPGTGIELAICKSIADRHGWGIGVKAKPGEGAAFYFTIPALRDDVRMTEREKSAAE
- a CDS encoding sterol desaturase family protein; this encodes MSAGVEGGLLVLAVGLFLLLLIAEKRRPYRPTPTSSLRQSLTTNASAFLFNNLVMNALSLSSLFVVAQRYGSHGLLHGLDDGPMKLALSFVFFDFVVYCWHFLGHHSERLWRLHKVHHSDKIIHVSTGLRFHVLDQLLEVGVKCIAVMIVGVAAHVVVVCEIIRMFFVFFHHANVAVPGERWLSYLVITPSLHRAHHSTRRIEHDSNYGIVLACWDILFGTRKVLAPQEFGLENVEARNILQLFSLAFVTEHYFARVMHLLPRPDRRHELRPAPIALPIRRERRS
- the ssb gene encoding single-stranded DNA-binding protein, whose product is MAGSVNKVILIGRVGRDPETRTFQSGDRVVSFSLATSEIWKDRNSGERKERVEWHSIQIHNERIGKVAEQYVKKGSNIYIEGQLQTREYTDKDGNQRKVTEVVVPRFRGEMTLLDSKGGGRGEGDFEGGGYGQSGGGSFGRSSPMERAPAERRPAPTAGGGGGRLSEQLDDDIPF